One Pichia kudriavzevii chromosome 3, complete sequence genomic window carries:
- a CDS encoding uncharacterized protein (PKUD0C05520; similar to Saccharomyces cerevisiae YNL073W (MSK1); ancestral locus Anc_2.223), with amino-acid sequence MLRQVQSLPRFRLGRTATWLSRKYTTNSGAQALKITEDSDFAFRKDHVEGLTAVEQDRQYYPRLRDAIRELADDATHTKMLRVPEFRSLYRDVTPENIKEFENDSRYLLCGKITSIRRAGKGSMFIDIRQDFDRVQLIVHHKVMDIDKEQFLDLHSAFRPGDQVIAFGNVGVTKVGELSLKLVKPLKLAAPSLHPLPPRFNDVGKINQNRVVDYLVNKDSVEVILLRSRVIQLIRQFLEERQFISVETPIICSGNSGANATPFETSSQHIENWKDGENAKLNLRVAPELWLKKLIIAGFDKVYEIGKSFRNEGIDATHNPEFTTCEFYQTFIGLSELMEMGEEMIIFILNKILQESRFERFHETARELYDKIQSNGGKFRRLEFLDTLAQETGEYLANKDLNREGLVRYYNKIGLSRPDINSMNASELINELSERFVEPQCSGKASQDVGVPTFIYNIPEISSPLSKSDSSSGISYRFEMYIDGREYMNAYEEENNPFKQRSKFSQQMENRLAGDNESLLPDERFVEFMEWGMPPTGGFGLGIDRLVMRLARQARIERVLSFGRITDVIKQ; translated from the coding sequence AGACAAGTTCAAAGTCTTCCCCGATTCCGTCTTGGCAGAACTGCCACATGGTTGTCTAGAAAGTATACAACAAACAGTGGTGCTCAAGCACTGAAAATCACCGAAGATTCGGATTTCGCATTTAGGAAAGACCATGTTGAAGGTCTCACTGCTGTCGAACAAGACAGACAGTATTATCCGAGGTTGAGAGACGCTATTAGAGAGCTAGCAGATGATGCTACACACACCAAGATGCTAAGGGTCCCCGAATTCAGGTCACTATATAGGGATGTCACACCGGAAAATATCaaggaatttgaaaacgACTCCAGATATCTACTGTGTGGGAAAATCACCAGCATCCGACGTGCAGGAAAGGGGTCTATGTTCATCGATATCAGGCAGGACTTTGATAGGGTGCAGTTGATTGTACACCATAAGGTGATGGATATAGATAAGGAGCAATTTCTGGACTTGCACTCGGCATTCAGACCGGGAGATCAGGTCATTGCATTTGGAAATGTTGGTGTTACAAAAGTAGGAGAACTATCTTTGAAACTGGTGAAGCCATTGAAACTGGCAGCTCCTTCATTGCATCCTCTACCGCCCAGATTTAACGATGTTGGTAAGATAAATCAGAACCGAGTCGTTGATTATCTTGTTAATAAGGACAGCGTTGAAGTTATTCTGTTGAGGAGCCGAGTCATACAGTTGATTCGCCAGTTTTTGGAAGAGCGACAATTCATTAGTGTTGAAACACCAATTATATGCAGCGGTAACAGTGGGGCCAACGCGACACCATTTGAGACGTCTTCACAGCATATTGAGAACTGGAAAGATGGGGAGAATGCCAAACTGAATCTGCGTGTGGCCCCCGAACTatggttgaagaagctcaTCATTGCCGGGTTTGATAAAGTATATGAGATTGGGAAATCTTTTAGAAACGAGGGCATCGATGCCACACACAATCCGGAATTTACCACTTGTGAATTTTACCAAACCTTTATTGGCCTGTCAGAGTTGATGGAGATGGGTGAAGAAATGATCATTTTTATCCTCAATAAAATCCTTCAAGAGTCTAGGTTCGAGCGATTCCATGAAACGGCTAGGGAGTTGTATGATAAAATCCAGTCAAATGGCGGTAAATTCAGAAGGCTGGAATTTTTAGACACTTTAGCCCAGGAGACAGGTGAATATCTAGCAAACAAAGACCTCAACAGGGAAGGTCTAGTGCGATATTACAATAAAATTGGACTGTCTAGACCAGACATCAATAGCATGAATGCAAGCGAACTCATCAATGAACTCTCTGAGAGATTTGTCGAACCCCAATGCAGTGGCAAAGCCAGTCAGGATGTAGGGGTTCCCACCTTTATTTACAACATACCTGAGATATCGTCACCCTTGTCAAAGTCAGATTCCTCGAGTGGGATCAGTTACAGGTTCGAGATGTATATAGACGGACGTGAGTACATGAATGCATACGAGGAGGAAAACAACCCGTTCAAACAGAGAAGCAAGTTTAGCCAGCAGATGGAAAACCGTCTAGCCGGCGACAATGAATCTCTACTTCCTGATGAACGATTTGTCGAGTTCATGGAGTGGGGGATGCCACCTACAGGCGGGTTTGGACTGGGGATTGACCGACTTGTCATGCGACTGGCGAGGCAGGCCAGGATCGAACGCGTGCTTTCATTTGGACGGATCACCGACGTGATTAAACAGTGA
- a CDS encoding uncharacterized protein (PKUD0C05530; similar to Saccharomyces cerevisiae YAL040C (CLN3); ancestral locus Anc_7.36), whose amino-acid sequence MAHTCRTSQTMNYRRQLSEQEQYNAEMVRMVEKRNHHLAVVEYRNDIHNHIVNLDLDLEENVIIDPHQDQVKILRPMILNSLLDVCYRLNWTSSTFSLAVHLFDYYTSNTTIDISNCRLIGFCCLWISSKYNENKPKGNILNALIKRSGHDQSAKQTFLKIELDILKTRHWDLSYPTPELFLDVFLNIGEPNNTERRLGSLFLCDIALFSIDIVSNYSSSSIAASSIMITNFAMLNLRLKHIRQHRFDELESLILNQVVKLESSIKLKYLDSKVISHKNNNVVIHNLIYLAQCFVKQKEEEKEQLKKLKDFDLNPNMYYNSNGYLLNTSLNENGNLSFFPISPIASPTTLPNNSFVRSTGDDSPQMVYSKDDMSNGRHSRSQSMRSTILPTPGTTPTASFNLVNSSSNSSLSTSTSSSSVSSNLNDNPNELNPEFGQYQKYYHTPQIYTPVQLLPHPLLYSHSHLHNHHLSLSSHPSYSQRFEFSRSTTPENMTKGVNINSRQKYQRTLPVLTRSRAREFVGNVGNEVVESEPKRRRI is encoded by the coding sequence ATGGCTCATACTTGTCGCACTTCTCAAACAATGAATTATAGACGACAACTCTCGGAACAAGAACAATACAATGCAGAAATGGTTAGAAtggttgaaaaaagaaaccatCATTTGGCAGTTGTCGAATACAGAAACGATATCCATAATCATATAGTCAATTTAGATTTGGATCTAGAAGAAAACGTAATTATTGATCCGCATCAAGATCAAGTTAAAATACTAAGaccaatgattttgaattctcTGTTGGATGTATGCTATAGACTAAATTGGACGTCGTCTACTTTTTCCTTGGCAGTTCATCTATTTGACTACTACACCTCCAATACAACCATTGACATAAGTAATTGCAGATTGATTGGATTTTGCTGCCTATGGATATCTTCTaaatataatgaaaataaaccAAAGGGTAACATCTTAAATGCTTTGATTAAGAGATCTGGTCATGATCAAAGCGCTAAACAAACTTTCCTAAAGATTGAGCTGGATATACTGAAAACTAGGCATTGGGATTTGTCCTATCCGACGCCTGAGTTATTCCTAGATGTCTTTTTAAATATAGGAGAACCGAATAACACTGAAAGACGATTGGGTTCATTATTTCTATGTGATATTGCCCTCTTCAGTATAGATATTGTTTCAAATTACTCATCAAGCTCAATTGCTGCTTCATCCATCATGATTACTAATTTTGCAATGCTAAATCTAAGGTTGAAACACATACGTCAACACAGATTCGATGAACTAGAGAGCTTAATCTTGAACCAAGTTGTCAAGTTGGAATCTTCGATCAAACTGAAGTACTTAGATAGTAAAGTGATATCTCATAAGAATAACAACGTCGTTATCCATAACTTGATTTATTTAGCCCAATGTTTTGTTAAACaaaaagaggaggagaaggaacaactaaaaaagttgaaagattttgatCTAAATCCAAACATGTATTACAATTCAAATGGCTATTTATTGAATACTAGcttgaatgaaaatggcaatttATCTTTCTTCCCAATTTCGCCAATTGCTTCGCCTACCACTTTACCCaacaattcttttgttaGGTCGACGGGTGATGATTCGCCTCAAATGGTTTATTCCAAAGATGATATGTCAAACGGTAGACATTCAAGGTCGCAATCTATGAGGAGTACAATATTGCCCACTCCCGGTACAACCCCCACTGCATCCTTCAATTTGGTTAACAGTTCTTCAAACTCATCATTATCTACttctacttcttcttcctcggTGTCATCTAATTTGAACGACAATCCAAACGAACTGAATCCAGAGTTTGGCCAGTATCAAAAATACTATCATACTCCACAAATATATACTCCTGTTCAGTTATTACCTCATCCGTTACTGTATTCACATAGTCATTTACATAACCATCATTTGTCTCTATCCTCACATCCTTCATACTCTCAACGTTTTGAGTTCAGTCGATCGACGACACCAGAAAACATGACCAAAGGGGTTAACATCAACTCTAGGCAAAAGTACCAAAGGACTTTACCTGTATTGACACGTTCAAGAGCAAGGGAGTTCGTTGGTAACGTTGGAAATGAGGTGGTAGAAAGTGAACCtaaaaggagaagaattTAG
- a CDS encoding uncharacterized protein (PKUD0C05540; similar to Saccharomyces cerevisiae YHL014C (YLF2); ancestral locus Anc_2.549) — MRLAYQVRLYASSPTAKTTKVPKKLFGRPSNNLTSGIVGLANVGKSTFFQAITKSTLGNPANYPFATIEPEEARVLVPSAELDNLAKLYGSKKKIPAILKIFDIAGLVRGASDNKGLGNAFLNDIRSVDGIFQVVRAFKDTEITHIEGGVDPVRDLTIVQDELILKDMEFIENSIEKLEVQLKHKGNKQIHELSSMENQLEALNISYELLMEGQKIINKKDWKDDHIDALNMHNLLTAKPSVILVNVSESDYLSQSNEYLDDIKNWVNEFSPDSSIILFSADYETNLSNLDDSKSYESSSALPLIIQEMRKALNLISFYTCGDIEARQWTIRQNTSCPKAAGVIHTDFEKTFINAELIKYEDVKNLAPPFDEKTLKTKGKIQRVGKTYIVEDGDILHFKAAAAKKK, encoded by the coding sequence ATGAGACTCGCATATCAGGTTCGACTTTATGCGTCGTCACCAACGGCGAAAACTACAAAAGTTCCGAAGAAACTATTTGGACGTCCCTCCAATAACCTAACTAGTGGTATCGTTGGTTTAGCAAACGTTGGTAAATCTACATTCTTCCAAGCAATTACAAAGTCAACTTTGGGAAATCCGGCAAATTATCCATTTGCTACTATCGAACCTGAAGAAGCACGGGTTTTGGTTCCTAGTGCTGAATTAGATAATTTGGCCAAGTTATATGGatcgaaaaagaagatCCCGGCAATTCTGAAAATTTTTGACATTGCAGGGTTAGTACGTGGCGCATCTGACAACAAAGGTTTAGGTAATGCATTTTTGAACGACATTCGTTCAGTCGATGGAATATTCCAAGTTGTCCGTGCTTTCAAGGATACAGAGATCACGCACATTGAAGGTGGTGTTGATCCAGTGAGAGATTTAACAATCGTTCAGGATGAGTTAATCTTAAAGGATATggaattcattgaaaattcaattgaaaaactagAGGTTCAGTTAAAACACAAAGGCAATAAGCAGATTCATGAATTATCATCAATGGAAAACCAACTAGAAgctttgaatatttcttATGAGCTATTGATGGAAGGTCAGAAAATTATAAATAAGAAAGACTGGAAGGATGACCATATTGATGCTTTAAATATGCATAATCTATTGACTGCAAAGCCAAGTGTTATATTGGTAAACGTTAGTGAGAGTGACTATTTGAGTCAATCAAACGAGTACCTTGATGATATTAAAAACTGGGTCAATGAATTTTCCCCAGATTCGTCAATAATTCTTTTCTCTGCAGATTACGAAACAAACTTAAGTAATTTGGATGATAGTAAATCCTATGAGTCCAGCTCAGCTTTACCGCTGATCATTCAAGAAATGAGAAAGGCCCTAAACTTAATTAGTTTTTATACCTGTGGTGATATAGAAGCTCGTCAGTGGACAATTAGGCAGAATACCTCATGTCCAAAGGCAGCAGGTGTGATTCATACCGATTTTGAAAAGACTTTCATTAATGCAGAACTAATAAAGTATGAAGATGTTAAAAATTTGGCTCCTCCGTTTGACGAAAAGACGCTAAAGACAAAGGGAAAAATCCAGCGTGTTGGTAAGACTtatattgttgaagatggagATATCCTGCATTTTAAGGCTGCTGCTGCTAAAAAGAAGTGA
- a CDS encoding uncharacterized protein (PKUD0C05550; similar to Saccharomyces cerevisiae YHL013C (OTU2); ancestral locus Anc_2.548), with product MDCIENEESMLLRHKRESKELTGRITGMKKQANKNTRKTVLKEIKELEESLKRKHEEELKAFKAGAGQVLENQGVPEGKEEDSDEELTPEKLLAQLELASKEDPPKPAQTSAISNGGKTKKKNRQKERLAKREAEIKRIQDEARKEQDKQPDLRGIELRNLQELCDMQSVKQVEIIPDGHCLFSSIADQLKVRHGIKATVQQLRKEAGDYIIANSDDFIPFLFDEETMTMKNIDDYVDQIVNTAMWGGDLEILALSKVYDCPISVMMSGRAPLRMNEQGSNPELKLVYYQHAFGLGEHYNSLHDL from the coding sequence ATGGATtgtattgaaaatgaggaGTCAATGCTGTTGAGACACAAACGGGAATCTAAAGAGCTCACTGGCCGAATTACCGGTATGAAGAAACAGGCTAACAAAAATACACGTAAAACAGTCCTTAaggaaattaaagaattagaagaaagtcttaaaagaaaacacgaagaagaattgaaggCCTTTAAAGCTGGCGCTGGTcaagttttggaaaaccaAGGTGTACCGGAGggaaaagaagaggatAGTGATGAAGAACTAACGCCAGAAAAATTGCTTGCCCAGCTAGAGTTAGCTTCTAAAGAGGACCCCCCCAAGCCAGCACAAACATCAGCCATCTCCAACGGTGGAAAgacgaaaaagaaaaacagaCAGAAGGAAAGATTGGCTAAAAGAGAAGCAGAAATCAAACGAATACAGGATGAAGCTAGGAAAGAGCAAGATAAGCAACCTGATTTGCGTGGAATTGAACTGAGAAACTTACAGGAACTGTGTGATATGCAAAGTGTCAAACAGGTTGAAATTATTCCTGACGGCCATTGCTTATTCTCATCCATTGCTGATCAGCTAAAAGTACGTCATGGCATCAAAGCAACAGTTCAACAGTTACGTAAAGAGGCAGGTGATTATATAATAGCTAACTCAGATGATTTTATTCCTTTCttatttgatgaagaaaccatgacaatgaaaaacattgatgattatgttgatcaaattgTTAATACTGCCATGTGGGGTGGCGATTTAGAAATTCTGGCATTGTCTAAAGTTTATGATTGTCCAATTTCCGTCATGATGAGCGGTAGAGCACCGTTGCGTATGAATGAACAAGGGTCTAATCCAGAACTTAAGTTAGTATATTATCAACACGCCTTTGGATTAGGTGAACATTATAATTCTTTACATGATCTATAA
- a CDS encoding uncharacterized protein (PKUD0C05560; similar to Saccharomyces cerevisiae YAL039C (CYC3); ancestral locus Anc_7.38), whose product MGFFWASVPTSTEQPSSSQKSFATSPPPGCPMHESNVDSKPSACPVVNKDGKDEINPLTNMPYDISVQKQPGQKIDLPTDRTLSTIPRGLDTKEGVWEYPSPQQMFNAMIRKGKGDVPEDAVESMVSIHNFLNEGAWEEIEEWEKPYTEQTHIEPRLLKFTGRPDALSPRARYYNFMSKIFPDKYGTELPFDRHDWTVLRNDGNGNWKEVRYVIDYYSGGDDDFGMPSFYLDVRPGLDNLDNAVQRWNHWKEEMKPTWDKALGKDVHSDTKNKR is encoded by the exons AtgggttttttttgggCTTCAGTTCCTACCTCAACAGAGCAACCTAGTTCTTCTCAAAAATCTTTTGCAACC TCTCCTCCACCAGGATGTCCTATGCACGAGTCAAACGTTGATTCAAAACCCTCTGCTTGCCCTGTTGTGAACAAGGATGGCAAGGACGAAATCAACCCGTTAACCAATATGCCATACGATATCTCAGTGCAGAAACAACCAGGACAAAAAATTGACCTGCCTACCGATAGAACGTTGTCTACAATTCCACGTGGTCTTGATACTAAAGAGGGGGTTTGGGAGTACCCATCTCCACAGCAAATGTTTAATGCGATGATTAGAAAGGGTAAAGGTGATGTTCCAGAGGATGCAGTTGAAAGTATGGTTAGTATTcataatttcttgaatgaGGGTGCATGGGAGGAAATCGAAGAATGGGAAAAACCTTATACTGAACAAACGCACATCGAACCAAGGCTTTTGAAGTTCACTGGTAGACCGGATGCTTTATCGCCAAGGGCAAGATATTACAATTTTATGTCAAAAATTTTCCCAGATAAATATGGGACTGAATTACCATTTGACAGACACGACTGGACGGTTTTGAGGAATGATGGAAATGGCAACTGGAAAGAAGTCAGATATGTCATTGATTATTATTCCGGTGGCGACGATGATTTCGGAATGCCATCATTTTACTTGGATGTTCGTCCTGGTTTAGACAATCTTGATAATGCAGTACAAAGATGGAACCAttggaaagaagaaatgaaacCTACATGGGACAAAGCACTGGGTAAAGATGTTCATTCTGATACGAAGAATAAAAGATAA
- a CDS encoding uncharacterized protein (PKUD0C05570; similar to Saccharomyces cerevisiae YKL047W; ancestral locus Anc_2.571), which produces MLALPPICAMFLAKFDVHTGYELKWFQSVDNDVYNSDGLEFKAMPSGLHSVESDTICFTHSKLSSPGILYGLSVFKQNKHCRQVNKEGAVDRSKVKLYSLGILIDPHHLEKIEEFTDWKPRTYSVFWDYRMNLGNLLEEYMDFSESTEAEHCYEKFNQFFGKNSFKLQTSPIEVSQTLPKLKPAASKLSLLSGISGDVFPKDHMISSLIPMVNNFGPLIFKLWKISLLRKRVIFYSSHDPVTQAVDETNGVKKEASSVGDMSKILFCLSLLSGIPKQIEVTLQKTTKRDISRLLFHKPLYNVVLYDIQMLSEFNDNFLASTTDDIILDKKAIYDYGVKIPIIHKNPIFQLPEVTNLLTDKNEFASPKDHERYKILYSSLNNTNQECPIAHDVSEKRSFQEYIWTGLSWWASAGESFQSISEEFNIEFEFFDEFPDDYTEQIITIVGYFQQLTLKLFNGLIEIVEKSETADLTVDAHDIKQLGLDPYSASDCEFLVELVKVWWRKNLKISSYFSEACYWN; this is translated from the coding sequence ATGCTAGCACTACCTCCGATATGTGCCATGTTCTTGGCAAAATTTGACGTCCACACCGGCTATGAGCTAAAATGGTTTCAGTCGGTGGACAATGATGTTTATAACAGCGATGGCTTGGAATTCAAAGCAATGCCATCTGGTTTACATTCCGTAGAGTCCGACACAATTTGTTTTACACATTCAAAATTGAGTTCTCCTGGTATCCTCTACGGGTTATCAGTATTCAagcaaaataaacattgCCGACAGGTAAACAAAGAGGGAGCTGTCGATAGAAGTAAGGTGAAATTGTACTCTTTGGGTATACTCATCGACCCACATCatttagaaaaaattgaagagtttaCAGATTGGAAACCTAGGACTTATTCGGTTTTCTGGGATTATAGAATGAATCTTGGTAATTTGTTAGAAGAATATATGGATTTTTCTGAGAGTACCGAAGCAGAGCACTGttatgaaaaatttaatcAGTTCTTTGGTAAGAATTCGTTTAAACTACAGACTTCTCCAATCGAGGTATCGCAAACATTACCAAAGCTAAAACCGGCAGCTTCTAAATTGTCTTTACTTAGTGGAATTTCTGGTGATGTCTTTCCGAAAGACCATATGATAAGTTCATTGATTCCAATGGTCAACAATTTTGGTCccttgattttcaaattatggAAGATATCTTTATTACGAAAACGTGTAATATTTTATTCTTCACATGATCCAGTGACTCAAgctgttgatgaaactaACGGTGTAAAAAAGGAGGCTTCCAGTGTTGGTGATATGTCcaaaattttgttttgtttatcTCTCTTGTCAGGAATACCAAAACAAATAGAGGTAACTTTACAGAAAACTACCAAGAGAGATATATCTAGGTTATTATTTCACAAACCATTGTATAATGTTGTCCTTTACGACATCCAAATGTTGTCGGAATTCAATGACAACTTTTTAGCTTCTACAACAGATGATATTATTCTTGACAAGAAGGCCATCTATGATTATGGTGTGAAAATACCGATCATCCATAAAAACcccatttttcaattacCTGAAGTTACGAATCTTCTAACAGATAAAAATGAGTTTGCCTCACCAAAAGATCATGAAAGATATAAGATCTTATACTCTAGCCTAAATAACACCAACCAAGAATGTCCAATTGCTCATGATGTTAGCGAAAAAAGATCTTTCCAAGAGTATATTTGGACTGGGCTTTCATGGTGGGCATCCGCAGGTGAGTCTTTCCAATCTATTTCAGAGGAATTtaatattgaatttgaattttttgatgaattccCCGATGATTACACTGAACAGATCATCACTATAGTAGGGTATTTCCAACAGCTTACACTAAAGCTATTCAATGGGTTGATTgagattgttgaaaaatctgAAACGGCTGATTTAACAGTTGATGCCCATGATATAAAACAGTTAGGTTTAGACCCCTACAGTGCTTCAGATTGTGAGTTTTTAGTTGAATTGGTAAAAGTGTGGTGGAGGAAAAATCTTAAAATAAGTAGTTATTTTAGTGAGGCATGTTATTGGAATTGA
- a CDS encoding uncharacterized protein (PKUD0C05580; Pfam Domains: Redoxin(2.6e-06)|AhpC-TSA(3e-06)): MIEYGSFSLIYQNSDDCVHTPPRGHKRVHSLEGEHVSTTTPFSSSTIQPKGCSLLFPGVKKKKTTEEKKVRLNKERVVSNSTPDIIIRQIYFPKVNFKMVIEQMKVLRYIPSNAGVSFPLLEKCDGLLGAEIPLLLFLFDSSNLSYLKFYELFYEKNIQIIGITPEYRYYNNQSYPIILDTNGKVSKALNIRNPLGGGIYPIPSMFLFDRHKQELMRIKLGYDQGVFYDSSLKNNLLSVLMACVDYTLKI, translated from the coding sequence ATGATTGAATACGGTAGTTTCAGTCTAATTTACCAAAATAGTGATGATTGCGTACATACCCCACCTCGAGGACATAAACGAGTTCATAGTCTTGAGGGTGAGCATGTGTCCACCACAACACCATTCAGTAGCAGTACCATTCAGCCTAAGGGGTGCTCTTTGCTTTTTCCTggagtgaaaaaaaagaagacaacagaagagaagaaagtcAGGTTGAATAAGGAAAGAGTAGTGTCTAATTCTACGCCAGATATAATAATCAGACAGATTTACTTTCCCAAAGTCAATTTTAAAATGGTGATAGAACAAATGAAAGTTTTACGTTATATTCCATCAAATGCTGGAGTTTCATTTCCCTTGCTGGAGAAATGTGATGGGCTGTTGGGTGCAGAAATACCTTTATTGTTATTTCTATTTGATAGTTCTAACTTGTCATACCTTAAGTTTTATGAATTAttttatgaaaaaaacattcaaattATAGGCATAACTCCTGAATACAGATATTATAACAATCAGAGCTATCCGATAATACTTGATACTAATGGAAAAGTAAGTAAGGCTCTGAATATACGAAATCCATTAGGTGGAGGAATTTACCCAATACCAtcaatgtttttgtttgacAGACATAAACAAGAGCTAATGAGAATCAAGCTAGGCTACGACCAAGGTGTTTTCTATGATTCCTCGTTGAAAAATAACTTGCTGTCAGTACTGATGGCTTGCGTTGACTATACTCTTAAAATTTGA
- a CDS encoding uncharacterized protein (PKUD0C05590; similar to Saccharomyces cerevisiae YNL107W (YAF9); ancestral locus Anc_2.170): MAPPGSSHKRIKQISISKPIVYGNTATKFSPINPIPPTAPKDHTHSWTVFVKDPTGNDLSTYIKKVVFKLHDTYPNSTRTIESPPFEVTETGWGEFEILIKIFFHTEGGEKNVLLAHHLKLHPYNGVVSMDGKVESLKYDEIVFNEPTEKMFALLTKQPGTLLTDDMKAREREELDRISKAIDTINEKIKASTQEFKNLDKERQNLVES, translated from the coding sequence ATGGCACCACCTGGATCATCACATAAGCGAATAAAACAAATATCTATCTCAAAACCAATTGTGTATGGCAATACAGCAACCAAATTTTCACCTATTAATCCGATACCCCCAACTGCACCAAAGGATCATACACATTCATGGACTGTCTTTGTTAAAGATCCAACAGGTAACGATCTATCAACGTATATAAAGAAAGTTGTTTTTAAATTGCATGATACTTatccaaattcaacaaggaCGATAGAATCACCACCTTTTGAGGTTACAGAAACAGGATGGGGGGAGTTTGAGATTTtaatcaaaatattttttcatacGGAAGGTGGAGAAAAGAATGTATTATTAGCAcaccatttgaaattaCACCCTTATAATGGAGTCGTTAGTATGGATGGCAAAGTGGAAAGTCTAAAGTACGATGAGATCGTTTTTAACGAGCCTACCGAAAAGATGTTTGCACTGTTAACCAAACAACCAGGTACTTTATTGACTGATGATATGAAGGcgagagaaagagaagaactTGATAGGATTTCAAAAGCAATAGATACAATCAACGAGAAGATTAAAGCTAGCACACAGGAATTCAAGAATCTTGATAAGGAAAGACAGAATTTGGTGGAATCGTAG